A region from the Melioribacter roseus P3M-2 genome encodes:
- the murA gene encoding UDP-N-acetylglucosamine 1-carboxyvinyltransferase, which translates to MEKFIIRGGKILEGKVDVSGAKNSALALMPATLLNDGINAIENTPEVNDIHTMIKLMTELGSNINFDKHRLTIDNSNVNNQVAPYELVKKMRASIYVLGPLLTRFGYAKVSMPGGCAWGPRPINLHLEAMKKLGAEIELELGYIIAKSKRLRGAKIHFDVPSVGATGNTLMAAALAKGSTLISNAATEPEIVSLAEYLTKMGAKINGIGTKMIEIEGVDTLSPADYYNIPDRIEAGTLLIAAGITGGNVTLCNVMPNHVDTILIKLEEAGFRLESNENEITLRSTGAIANVDVTTDVYPGFPTDMQAQWIALMSLANGTSTITDTIYPDRFNHVPELARLGANIEVVNNSAVVKGVGKLTGAKVMSTDLRASASLVLAGLAASGTTEILRIYHIDRGYQRIEEKLKTLGADIERVKTDEY; encoded by the coding sequence GTGGAAAAGTTTATAATAAGAGGCGGCAAAATACTGGAAGGCAAAGTCGATGTCAGCGGCGCCAAGAATTCGGCGCTGGCTCTCATGCCTGCTACTTTGTTGAACGACGGGATTAACGCTATCGAAAATACTCCCGAAGTGAACGATATCCATACAATGATTAAATTAATGACCGAGTTGGGCTCTAATATTAATTTCGACAAACATCGTCTTACGATCGACAACTCGAATGTCAATAATCAGGTTGCTCCGTATGAATTGGTTAAGAAAATGAGGGCTTCGATATATGTGCTGGGACCTCTCTTGACGCGATTCGGCTATGCAAAAGTTTCAATGCCCGGAGGATGCGCCTGGGGACCGCGTCCGATTAATCTGCATTTGGAAGCCATGAAAAAATTGGGCGCAGAAATAGAACTCGAACTCGGTTATATAATTGCTAAATCAAAACGTCTTCGCGGCGCCAAAATTCATTTCGACGTACCTTCTGTGGGAGCCACAGGCAATACGCTCATGGCTGCCGCGCTGGCAAAAGGATCGACGCTTATTTCAAATGCCGCGACCGAACCTGAAATAGTATCGTTAGCCGAATATCTGACAAAAATGGGCGCTAAGATAAACGGTATCGGAACTAAAATGATTGAAATTGAAGGAGTCGATACCCTTAGTCCCGCCGACTATTATAACATTCCGGATCGGATTGAAGCCGGAACTTTGTTGATTGCAGCGGGAATTACAGGCGGCAACGTTACCCTTTGCAACGTTATGCCTAATCACGTGGATACTATTTTAATTAAATTGGAAGAAGCCGGATTCCGTTTAGAAAGCAATGAAAACGAAATAACACTCCGCTCGACCGGGGCGATTGCAAATGTGGATGTAACTACAGACGTATATCCCGGATTTCCGACAGACATGCAGGCTCAATGGATTGCATTGATGTCTTTGGCTAATGGCACATCTACAATTACGGATACGATTTATCCCGACAGATTCAATCATGTTCCGGAATTGGCGAGATTGGGCGCGAATATCGAAGTTGTCAACAACAGCGCCGTGGTTAAAGGAGTGGGAAAATTAACGGGCGCAAAAGTTATGTCAACGGACTTGAGAGCCAGCGCTTCGTTGGTGCTTGCCGGATTGGCTGCTTCGGGAACCACGGAAATACTTAGAATCTATCATATCGACAGGGGATATCAACGAATCGAAGAAAAACTAAAAACACTCGGAGCGGATATCGAAAGAGTAAAAACCGATGAGTATTAA
- a CDS encoding tetratricopeptide repeat protein: MNGILLFIAGGLVFLKYSDESDSVIAAYRKISIKLFSVALLVLISGFSIYLFVNRCPVEYGIAFYFIITLPSLLTGSVAAYIIKLIFKKHRFVVFILFSIILLSLSLIEFYFYPQVYFYNPIFGYFSGTIYDESIVITDKLIYYRVFSLLTGFVILLASLENKKREILNNTILAALIAALLFTIWIFKPVLGFATNKNLLQNKLGLHIETRHAQIYAPTDYGYGKYAVLLFEYYYERLNDLFESKGEQIQVYLFRDSRQKKELFGSGSVDMSKPWTNQIFTDVGGFESTLKHEIVHALMAKYSNPPFYIPLNPALLEGAASALDNNYYGYPVHFMAKLAYDNGYRTDIKKLFTDFSFYSNYAGVSYVYAGSFVKYLIDKYGINDVIEYYGSNDFVKTFNKTPDAVIEEYYDFLQNLPEINNKEAARLYFGGKPIFKKTCVRYAARETNRGYRYYNQKDFLKATQIFEKVYSETKSYESLQGLIRSYLAQKKYSEALKILSKEIKNFNETPYIYVLKLSYGDVSALANDFEGALSLYKEIKKMKLNPGYYFNSSLKIYLIEQNRIKEYLTGDSAAKKKILLDALQNGAYEVLYELCDLMNSEDDFTEALNKFKYIDNTDENNIFLLMKLSRCALKNGYLKIAKEIAVSAAKGIDGIYWREITAENLRMVNWFVNFSGDTELKTNIPAYD; encoded by the coding sequence TTGAACGGCATACTGCTGTTTATAGCGGGCGGTCTTGTTTTTCTAAAATACTCCGACGAATCAGACAGCGTTATTGCAGCTTACCGCAAAATTTCAATCAAATTATTTAGCGTCGCCCTTCTTGTTCTGATCTCCGGCTTCTCGATTTATCTGTTCGTCAACCGCTGTCCCGTTGAATACGGTATCGCTTTTTATTTTATTATTACTCTGCCTTCTCTTCTGACCGGTTCCGTCGCGGCGTATATAATTAAACTGATTTTCAAAAAACATCGCTTTGTTGTTTTCATTCTTTTCTCGATAATATTACTATCGTTATCGTTAATTGAATTTTATTTCTACCCTCAAGTTTATTTTTATAATCCGATCTTCGGATATTTTTCGGGCACAATTTACGACGAGAGTATAGTTATTACCGATAAACTTATTTATTACAGAGTTTTCAGTTTATTGACGGGGTTTGTAATTCTGCTGGCATCGCTGGAAAATAAGAAGAGAGAAATATTAAACAATACCATACTGGCGGCGTTAATAGCCGCATTGTTGTTTACGATCTGGATATTCAAACCGGTTCTCGGATTTGCTACGAACAAAAATTTATTGCAAAATAAGCTGGGGTTGCATATCGAAACGCGACACGCACAAATATATGCGCCGACGGATTACGGATACGGGAAGTATGCCGTATTGCTGTTCGAATATTATTACGAACGACTAAACGACCTATTCGAATCTAAAGGTGAACAAATTCAGGTTTATTTATTCAGGGACAGCCGGCAGAAAAAAGAATTGTTCGGCAGCGGGAGCGTGGATATGTCAAAACCGTGGACTAATCAAATATTTACCGACGTCGGCGGCTTCGAATCGACTCTGAAACATGAAATAGTGCATGCTCTGATGGCTAAATATTCAAATCCGCCATTTTATATACCGTTGAATCCGGCGCTTTTGGAAGGCGCAGCCTCAGCATTGGATAATAATTATTACGGTTATCCGGTGCATTTTATGGCAAAGTTAGCGTACGATAACGGATACCGTACGGATATTAAAAAATTATTCACGGATTTTTCCTTCTATTCAAATTACGCGGGCGTTTCATACGTATATGCAGGGTCTTTCGTTAAATATTTGATCGACAAATACGGCATAAACGATGTGATTGAATATTACGGCTCGAACGATTTTGTGAAAACATTCAACAAAACGCCCGACGCGGTTATCGAAGAATATTACGATTTTCTTCAAAATCTTCCCGAAATAAATAATAAAGAGGCGGCACGGCTTTATTTCGGCGGCAAACCCATTTTCAAAAAAACTTGCGTCCGTTACGCCGCGCGTGAAACAAACAGGGGATATCGATACTATAATCAGAAAGATTTTTTGAAAGCGACGCAAATATTCGAAAAAGTTTATTCCGAGACGAAATCGTATGAATCGTTGCAGGGATTGATCAGATCTTACTTGGCGCAAAAAAAATATTCGGAAGCGTTAAAAATTCTTTCAAAAGAAATTAAAAACTTTAACGAAACTCCTTATATTTACGTATTGAAATTATCGTACGGGGACGTTTCCGCTTTGGCAAATGATTTTGAGGGCGCCCTCAGTTTGTATAAGGAAATTAAAAAGATGAAACTGAATCCCGGATACTATTTCAATTCTTCATTGAAAATATATTTAATCGAACAGAATCGAATCAAAGAGTACTTGACCGGCGACAGCGCCGCTAAGAAAAAAATATTGCTCGACGCGCTGCAAAACGGAGCTTATGAAGTCTTATACGAATTATGCGATTTGATGAATAGCGAAGACGATTTTACGGAGGCGCTGAATAAATTCAAATATATCGACAACACGGATGAAAATAATATTTTTCTGTTGATGAAATTATCTCGATGCGCATTAAAAAACGGATATCTGAAAATAGCTAAAGAAATAGCCGTAAGCGCCGCAAAAGGAATCGACGGTATTTATTGGCGGGAAATAACAGCCGAAAATCTGAGAATGGTCAATTGGTTCGTGAATTTTTCTGGAGACACAGAACTCAAAACAAATATTCCGGCTTATGATTGA
- a CDS encoding CCA tRNA nucleotidyltransferase, with translation MIDFKKELSKYDFLKNFTELASKRNEKVYLVGGFVRDIILKRSRDEMDFLVVGDGPEFAKELANQFNVGKVTIYKNFGTAHFNYQGISFEFVGARKESYNRHSRNPEVAPGTLDDDLNRRDFTINTLALSLNKDSFGELIDKFGGLNDIENKVIRTPLDPETTFNDDPLRIMRAVRFAAQLQFDIEENTLKAASQMAERLKIVSQERITEEFFKILAAPAPSIGLKLMYENGIMKVVFPEIAELGGVEQRKDFHHKDVFYHTCIVVDNLAKVTDNIWLRFAGLAHDIAKPKTKKFIEGIGWTFHGHEEIGARMMKKIFHRLKLPMNKLHYVEKLVRLHLRPIALVEEHVTDSAIRRLAAAAGEDLDDLITLCRADVTSKNPEKVSKYLSNYDRVMEKVKEVQEKDKLRAFQSPVRGDEIMKVCGIPPSRTVGEIKKAIEEAILDGKIQNTYEDAYNYFLQIKDEYLKKEK, from the coding sequence ATGATTGATTTCAAAAAAGAATTATCCAAATACGACTTTTTAAAAAATTTTACCGAACTGGCAAGTAAAAGAAACGAGAAGGTATATCTCGTAGGAGGATTTGTCAGAGATATAATCTTGAAAAGAAGCAGGGATGAAATGGATTTCCTGGTGGTCGGCGACGGACCCGAATTTGCAAAAGAACTTGCAAATCAATTCAATGTGGGTAAGGTTACAATATATAAGAATTTCGGCACCGCTCATTTTAATTATCAGGGAATTTCTTTCGAATTTGTGGGAGCTCGAAAGGAATCGTACAACAGGCACAGCAGAAATCCGGAAGTTGCTCCGGGAACGCTGGATGACGATCTGAACCGCAGGGATTTTACCATCAATACATTGGCGCTTTCGTTGAATAAAGATTCTTTCGGCGAGTTGATCGATAAATTCGGCGGTTTGAACGATATTGAAAACAAGGTAATAAGAACGCCTTTGGATCCGGAGACAACTTTCAACGACGACCCTCTCCGTATTATGCGCGCAGTCAGATTTGCCGCTCAGCTCCAGTTTGATATAGAAGAAAATACTTTGAAAGCGGCTTCGCAGATGGCCGAGCGTCTTAAAATCGTTTCGCAGGAAAGAATTACGGAAGAGTTTTTTAAGATACTTGCCGCGCCGGCGCCTTCGATTGGACTTAAGTTGATGTATGAAAACGGCATAATGAAAGTTGTGTTTCCGGAAATAGCCGAATTGGGCGGAGTGGAACAACGCAAAGATTTTCATCATAAAGATGTTTTTTATCATACTTGCATTGTTGTCGACAATCTGGCTAAAGTAACGGATAATATATGGCTGAGATTCGCAGGTTTGGCGCACGATATAGCCAAGCCGAAAACCAAAAAATTTATCGAAGGAATCGGATGGACATTCCACGGACACGAGGAAATAGGAGCCAGAATGATGAAGAAAATTTTTCATCGATTGAAATTGCCGATGAATAAACTTCATTATGTCGAAAAGCTCGTACGGCTTCATCTGCGTCCCATCGCGCTGGTGGAAGAGCATGTTACCGATTCGGCAATAAGAAGACTGGCGGCGGCGGCGGGCGAAGATCTAGACGATTTGATTACATTATGCCGCGCCGACGTCACAAGCAAGAATCCCGAAAAAGTTAGCAAGTATCTGTCGAATTATGACCGCGTTATGGAAAAGGTTAAAGAAGTTCAGGAGAAAGACAAGTTGAGGGCGTTCCAGTCGCCCGTGCGCGGAGACGAAATTATGAAAGTCTGCGGCATTCCCCCATCGAGAACAGTCGGCGAAATAAAGAAGGCAATCGAAGAGGCTATTCTCGACGGTAAAATTCAAAATACTTACGAAGACGCATATAATTATTTTTTGCAAATAAAAGACGAATATTTAAAGAAAGAAAAATAA
- a CDS encoding TolC family protein yields the protein MKKVILPLLIILTAVPITAQKKLTLDKAISIALDRNTALIKTQNNIESNYSQLKNAYGELLPSFGLQAQWNWQRVNDVGGTQRDFFGNVVEIPPSQTDSRYYSVGMGGNLVLFDGLANVSNIYQKKYNLKAAEYNLEKVKQNVVYETTDYFYQVLNARELMKVREENVKYYQKFYETVSEKNKLGSVAKADVYTAQVQLGNAELQLIQARNTYETALSNLLNYLGLDVLEDYDLVDPFEGKKSIDTDFYMKDFDDIQTMVNYALENRFDYKSLEFNLNSARKGLNIARSGLFPVLSANYSWSTSSVDVNKLFDRKVFYIGATLSIPIFSNWSTENQIQLAEVNLKNINEDLNALERQIKIEIKQGYLDLTAAKKSLDVATKNVMAAEENRKLNQERYNLGAGTILDVLQSDRDYIDAVRSKINALYDFYTKYDRLQNSLGKLDYKKFE from the coding sequence ATGAAAAAAGTAATTCTGCCATTATTAATTATTCTGACCGCCGTCCCTATAACGGCTCAGAAAAAATTAACGCTCGATAAGGCAATATCGATAGCGCTCGACCGGAACACTGCGCTAATTAAAACTCAGAATAATATCGAATCAAATTATTCTCAACTCAAGAATGCTTACGGCGAACTTCTGCCTTCTTTCGGGCTGCAGGCTCAATGGAACTGGCAGCGGGTTAACGACGTTGGCGGCACTCAAAGAGATTTCTTCGGCAATGTAGTCGAAATTCCCCCCTCCCAAACGGACAGCCGGTACTATTCGGTAGGTATGGGAGGCAATCTGGTGCTGTTTGACGGTCTTGCTAATGTGTCAAATATCTATCAAAAGAAATATAATTTGAAAGCCGCCGAGTATAATCTCGAAAAAGTTAAACAAAATGTGGTCTACGAAACCACCGATTATTTTTATCAGGTATTGAACGCGCGCGAATTGATGAAAGTCCGCGAAGAAAACGTTAAATATTACCAGAAATTTTACGAAACGGTTAGTGAAAAAAATAAGTTGGGTTCCGTCGCAAAAGCCGACGTCTATACAGCGCAGGTGCAACTAGGCAACGCGGAACTTCAACTGATACAGGCTCGCAATACTTATGAAACGGCATTAAGCAATCTGCTGAATTATTTGGGACTCGACGTGCTCGAAGATTACGACCTTGTCGATCCGTTCGAGGGGAAGAAAAGCATCGATACCGATTTTTATATGAAAGATTTCGACGATATACAGACAATGGTCAACTATGCGCTGGAAAACAGATTCGATTATAAGAGTTTGGAATTCAATCTGAACTCCGCGCGTAAAGGTCTTAATATAGCGCGCTCGGGATTGTTCCCTGTGCTCTCGGCAAATTACTCCTGGTCGACTTCTTCGGTCGATGTAAATAAATTGTTCGACAGGAAAGTTTTCTACATAGGTGCTACTTTGAGCATACCGATATTCTCAAATTGGTCGACAGAAAATCAAATTCAGCTGGCTGAAGTAAATCTTAAAAATATTAACGAAGATTTAAACGCGCTCGAAAGACAGATTAAAATCGAAATCAAACAGGGTTACCTCGATCTGACCGCTGCCAAAAAGAGTCTCGACGTAGCCACTAAAAACGTCATGGCTGCGGAAGAAAATCGCAAGTTAAATCAGGAACGCTACAATTTGGGCGCCGGCACCATACTCGACGTGCTTCAATCCGACAGGGATTATATCGACGCGGTAAGGAGCAAAATCAACGCGTTGTATGATTTCTATACGAAGTACGACAGGCTGCAGAATTCTCTCGGTAAATTAGATTACAAAAAATTTGAATAA